A single region of the Deferrivibrio essentukiensis genome encodes:
- a CDS encoding two-component system sensor histidine kinase NtrB encodes MKLSKHIIIFILLCATLLYTLYSYEISKAIIIFNLATITAILFIIILEEKAKKNSSINNFIGYFKIPIIIHRHNGKIISSNNAASSIIDEKVINQAINTSSGKTQTPKVVEVSTQKGLRKFSVDTVLIEEDKLLSYFIDITELNELKKQLYLSQNQAAIGLLTSGLSHDFKNILQNINIYLSLIKQSKNHDDIAAYCNTIKQLVDDSNAFIKNILNLSKNQNKEFEKINLDNFLKETVSIIEKTSTSKLTISYMNFATEVAITTIPSMLRQILINLSQNAIEALKDSNSGVISITAEKISIKLIDFIKIDLKDNGKGIKKCDLDKIFSPFYTTNKISGTGLGLTMAKILIKELGGFIEADSHVGEWTCFSIYLPIR; translated from the coding sequence ATGAAATTAAGCAAGCATATCATTATATTCATACTGCTCTGTGCCACACTTCTTTACACTCTCTACTCATACGAAATTTCAAAAGCTATCATTATTTTTAATCTGGCTACGATTACTGCGATACTTTTCATTATAATTTTAGAGGAAAAAGCAAAAAAAAATTCAAGCATTAATAATTTTATAGGATATTTTAAAATCCCAATTATTATCCACCGTCACAATGGTAAAATTATATCGTCAAATAATGCTGCCAGCTCCATTATTGATGAGAAAGTTATAAACCAAGCAATTAATACTTCTTCGGGTAAAACTCAAACGCCAAAAGTTGTAGAGGTGAGCACTCAAAAAGGATTGAGGAAGTTTAGTGTAGATACTGTATTAATTGAAGAAGACAAATTACTTAGCTACTTCATAGATATTACAGAGCTTAACGAGTTAAAAAAGCAACTTTATCTGTCCCAAAATCAGGCTGCAATAGGACTCTTGACATCCGGACTGAGTCATGATTTTAAAAATATACTCCAAAATATAAACATATATCTATCTCTAATTAAACAAAGTAAAAACCATGATGATATTGCTGCATATTGCAACACAATAAAGCAATTAGTAGATGACTCTAATGCTTTTATAAAAAATATTTTGAACCTTTCAAAAAACCAAAATAAAGAGTTTGAAAAAATAAATTTAGATAATTTTTTAAAAGAAACGGTTTCGATTATTGAAAAAACTTCAACCTCAAAATTAACAATTTCTTATATGAACTTTGCTACTGAAGTTGCTATCACTACCATCCCTTCTATGCTCAGACAGATACTTATCAATCTTTCTCAAAATGCCATTGAAGCTCTGAAAGATTCAAACTCAGGGGTGATAAGCATTACTGCTGAAAAGATAAGCATAAAACTGATTGATTTTATAAAAATTGATTTGAAAGATAACGGTAAAGGAATTAAAAAGTGTGACCTTGATAAAATTTTCAGCCCATTTTATACTACAAATAAAATATCAGGCACAGGGCTTGGTCTTACAATGGCAAAAATTTTAATAAAAGAGCTTGGGGGATTTATCGAGGCTGACAGCCATGTTGGAGAGTGGACATGTTTTTCAATATATCTGCCGATACGTTAG